Within Xanthomonas oryzae pv. oryzae, the genomic segment GGATTCCACTTTCGCCACCTGTGCTGCGCCGTGCACTTGACGCGCCTTGAGATCGCCCGAGCCCACTGCCAGCACGCGCAGTGCGTGCAGATCTTCCAGCTCGACATCGCCGGAGCCGACCTTGGCGGTCACGCGGCCCTTGGTGTGACGAATCGTCATGTCGCCGGAACCCACGTCGGCGCTCACTGCGGCGGCCCCGTTGATCTGCGCATCGCCGGAACCCACGTCGAATTGCACCAGTATCGTGTTGGGCACGCTGCCGTGCAGATCCAGGTAGGAATAGCTCTTGCCGAAGGAAAACCGGCGGTCATCGTGCAAGGTCACCACCAGCTTGTCGCCGACGCGCTTCTGGGTCACGGTCAGGCTCTTGAGCAACTCAGCCCTCGCAGCACAGGCGCGCCCGCTCAGTTTTCCGCTGCTGCTCGCTAACGCGTCCAGATGCAGGTCGTTGGAGGCGACCTCGAACAGCACCGATTTCACGCCGGTCAGCTGTAACCTCAGGCTGCGTGGTTCGGAGAATTTGCACTGCTCCGCTGCGGCTGCGGCTGCGGCTGCGGCTGCGGCAGAGGGCAGTGCGCACACAATGGCCAAGCTCAGGATCAGGCGCACAGGTGTCCCTCAGGCTTCGGCGCGACG encodes:
- a CDS encoding DUF4097 family beta strand repeat-containing protein, whose amino-acid sequence is MRLILSLAIVCALPSAAAAAAAAAAAEQCKFSEPRSLRLQLTGVKSVLFEVASNDLHLDALASSSGKLSGRACAARAELLKSLTVTQKRVGDKLVVTLHDDRRFSFGKSYSYLDLHGSVPNTILVQFDVGSGDAQINGAAAVSADVGSGDMTIRHTKGRVTAKVGSGDVELEDLHALRVLAVGSGDLKARQVHGAAQVAKVESGEVKLHGVAGNIKLGTIGSGDVDIRDVQGNVNVESVASGTLNVRKVRGDLSVARKGSGDIDASDIYGSTRVPADK